One segment of Nostoc piscinale CENA21 DNA contains the following:
- a CDS encoding TetR/AcrR family transcriptional regulator yields MARPKVGEIDRSNSTEKVEKILQGAMQEFLAHGYAATSMDKVAEAANVSKATVYSHFQDKEGLFRALIEKLARKRFHSILGTQPLQGEPYIVLRRLAKTALDQMVNDQEYQAFERLLMGESARFPELAQVFIASIAKPAIETISKYLASCSELNIPDPEATARILIGSLVHFVMTQEIMHGKNIMPMESDRIIDALTHLIVNCAD; encoded by the coding sequence ATGGCACGCCCAAAAGTGGGAGAAATTGACCGTTCCAATTCAACAGAAAAAGTCGAAAAGATTCTCCAAGGGGCAATGCAGGAGTTTCTCGCCCACGGCTACGCGGCTACAAGTATGGATAAGGTAGCAGAAGCCGCCAACGTTTCTAAAGCCACGGTATACAGTCATTTTCAAGATAAAGAAGGGTTATTTCGGGCATTAATCGAAAAATTGGCTAGAAAGCGGTTTCATTCCATTTTGGGGACGCAACCACTCCAGGGGGAACCTTATATTGTGCTGCGGCGGTTAGCCAAAACAGCATTAGACCAAATGGTAAATGACCAAGAATATCAAGCATTTGAGAGGCTGTTAATGGGAGAGTCGGCGCGGTTCCCAGAATTGGCGCAGGTATTTATTGCGAGTATTGCCAAACCCGCCATTGAGACTATCAGTAAATATTTAGCATCTTGTTCGGAATTAAACATCCCCGACCCAGAAGCCACAGCCAGAATACTCATTGGTTCACTGGTGCATTTTGTGATGACACAGGAGATTATGCACGGTAAGAATATTATGCCAATGGAGAGCGATCGCATTATCGATGCCTTGACCCACCTAATTGTCAATTGCGCTGATTAA
- a CDS encoding glycosyltransferase family 39 protein — translation MKILHYKQEYIWLKVLVISILILGIYFRFINLDGKVYWNDEVYTSLWLSGHASTEIIEKFYNSEIVNVSLLQQYQQIYPSQGISNAIVRLAIEDSQHPPLYYILAWFWSVWFGNSVAIIRSLSAVISVVSFVSIYYLCRELFTSSLTKWIAVSLIAISPFHLLYAQEAREYSLWTLTIIIANYTILLALRKKTVISWVIYAISLILSFYTFFILNFCGAWSWHLYIRY, via the coding sequence ATGAAAATTCTACATTACAAACAAGAATATATCTGGCTAAAAGTTCTTGTTATTTCTATCTTGATTTTAGGAATTTATTTCCGATTTATTAACCTTGATGGCAAAGTTTATTGGAATGATGAAGTTTATACTTCATTATGGCTTTCTGGTCATGCCAGTACAGAAATTATTGAAAAGTTTTATAATAGTGAAATTGTTAATGTTAGCCTCTTACAACAATATCAACAAATATATCCATCCCAAGGTATCAGTAATGCCATTGTGCGGCTGGCTATAGAAGATTCTCAACATCCGCCACTGTATTATATTTTGGCATGGTTTTGGTCAGTTTGGTTTGGTAATTCTGTCGCTATAATTAGAAGTTTATCAGCCGTTATTAGTGTAGTTTCTTTCGTCAGCATATATTATTTATGCCGAGAATTATTTACATCATCTTTAACAAAATGGATAGCTGTTTCACTGATAGCTATTTCGCCGTTTCATTTATTATATGCTCAGGAAGCTAGAGAATATAGCTTATGGACATTAACTATTATTATTGCTAATTACACAATTCTCTTGGCTTTAAGAAAAAAAACAGTTATTAGTTGGGTTATTTATGCAATTTCCCTAATTTTGAGCTTTTACACATTTTTTATTCTCAATTTTTGTGGTGCTTGGTCATGGCATTTATATATTAGGTATTAA
- a CDS encoding cation:proton antiporter gives MQEDFRLIVDLVSVLAVAACGGLLASLLRQPVLLGYLIGGMVVGPAGLGLIKEVIQVETLAQFGVAFLLFALGVEFSFAELKKVKAIALGGGGLQIALTILVTVVVCGVTGAWGSLPAKGVFLGSILSLSSTAVVLKCLMERNETETPHGQVMLGILVVQDLALGLMLAVLPALHAPAEVIGVAVLTALVRICLFAAGAVVAGIWLIPPLLRMLARTESRELFLLGVVALCLGIALLTEYLGLSIEMGAFVAGLMISEVEYADQTLTYVEPLRDIFASLFFAAIGMLIDPVFLWNNLELILGLVALVFVGKFLIITPLVKLFRYPLKTALIAGFGLAQIGEFSFVLASEGQALGLVSRRIYLLILGTTAVTLILTPFVLRLLPFLFNFAESMPWLKPYLAGEGEARDVSEELPVKDHIVVCGYGRVGKNLVKLLQQHDLPVVVIDQSESRIQQLRDAGVAYVYGNCVSFHVLETAGVNHAKGMAIALPDPMSTRLCLKRALELHPELNLVVRATQDKNIEVLYQLGAREVVQPEFEASLEMATYLLNDLGFSQFIVQREMQQIRNDHYLDLRPERSASEVSRDLDQATRDLNRRWYPLPATSPLIGMSLEEADMRYLTGVSLMAIRRANGTEIDYPNNLTKLEEGDRLLVVGASEELAALEEFAQGKIAVPGENSACQWIVVEADSPVDNKTLADLKNHETSVRIQALRRDGKFIRRPDEKTDLKVGDQVLLCGSLPSLNQLQSLFTAPNKMPLSIPIAKASEAQTIKEFLS, from the coding sequence GTGCAAGAAGATTTTAGATTAATTGTCGATTTAGTATCAGTTTTAGCAGTCGCAGCCTGTGGGGGGCTGTTGGCATCTCTTTTAAGACAACCAGTGCTGTTGGGGTATCTCATCGGTGGAATGGTTGTTGGGCCTGCGGGGCTAGGACTGATTAAAGAGGTTATTCAAGTAGAAACTTTGGCGCAGTTCGGGGTTGCCTTTCTATTATTTGCCTTGGGTGTGGAATTTTCTTTTGCTGAATTAAAAAAAGTAAAAGCGATCGCTCTTGGTGGAGGTGGATTACAAATCGCCTTGACAATCTTAGTCACAGTGGTGGTGTGTGGCGTAACGGGAGCTTGGGGCAGTTTACCCGCTAAAGGTGTATTCTTGGGGTCAATTCTGTCCTTGTCTTCCACCGCCGTTGTCCTCAAATGCTTGATGGAGCGTAACGAGACAGAAACGCCCCACGGACAGGTCATGCTGGGTATTTTGGTAGTGCAGGATTTAGCTTTAGGGCTAATGCTGGCTGTCTTACCTGCGCTGCACGCACCAGCAGAAGTGATTGGTGTAGCAGTACTCACAGCCTTGGTACGGATTTGTTTGTTTGCGGCTGGGGCAGTTGTGGCTGGTATTTGGTTGATACCGCCATTATTGCGAATGTTAGCCCGTACCGAAAGCCGAGAATTATTTTTACTCGGTGTTGTAGCTTTGTGTTTAGGCATTGCGCTATTAACAGAATATTTGGGCTTATCAATTGAAATGGGGGCGTTTGTCGCCGGCTTGATGATTTCTGAAGTGGAATACGCCGACCAAACCCTAACTTATGTAGAACCGCTACGAGATATTTTTGCTAGTTTGTTCTTCGCCGCCATTGGGATGTTGATTGACCCGGTGTTTTTGTGGAACAATCTGGAATTAATTTTAGGGTTAGTGGCGTTAGTGTTTGTGGGCAAGTTTTTGATTATTACGCCTTTAGTTAAACTCTTCCGCTACCCGTTGAAAACAGCTTTGATTGCTGGGTTTGGACTGGCACAAATTGGGGAATTTTCCTTTGTGCTAGCTAGTGAAGGTCAAGCATTAGGGTTGGTATCTCGACGTATATATTTACTAATTTTAGGAACTACAGCCGTTACCCTGATATTGACTCCTTTTGTGCTGCGGCTATTACCATTTTTGTTTAACTTTGCCGAATCGATGCCTTGGCTGAAACCTTATTTAGCAGGAGAAGGTGAAGCCAGAGATGTATCGGAAGAATTACCTGTAAAAGACCATATAGTTGTCTGTGGCTATGGGCGGGTAGGTAAAAATTTGGTGAAGTTATTGCAACAGCATGACTTACCTGTGGTAGTCATCGACCAATCCGAAAGCCGTATTCAGCAGTTACGAGATGCGGGTGTGGCTTATGTTTATGGTAACTGCGTGAGTTTTCACGTTTTGGAAACCGCAGGCGTAAACCATGCAAAGGGAATGGCGATCGCACTTCCTGATCCTATGAGTACTCGTCTGTGTTTAAAACGAGCTTTAGAATTACATCCAGAATTAAATTTGGTTGTCCGCGCCACCCAAGACAAAAATATTGAGGTGCTTTATCAATTAGGAGCGCGGGAAGTTGTTCAACCAGAATTTGAAGCCAGCTTAGAAATGGCGACTTACTTATTAAACGACTTAGGCTTCTCACAATTTATCGTCCAGCGAGAAATGCAGCAAATCCGTAACGATCATTACTTGGATTTGCGCCCAGAACGTTCTGCTTCTGAGGTTTCCCGCGATTTAGATCAAGCAACCCGCGATTTAAATCGGCGCTGGTATCCCTTACCTGCAACTTCACCTCTCATTGGAATGAGTTTAGAAGAAGCGGATATGCGTTACTTAACAGGGGTCAGCTTGATGGCGATTCGCCGTGCTAATGGCACAGAAATCGACTATCCCAACAATCTGACAAAATTAGAGGAAGGCGATCGCTTATTAGTAGTTGGCGCATCCGAAGAACTAGCAGCCTTAGAAGAATTTGCTCAAGGTAAAATAGCTGTTCCCGGAGAAAATAGTGCTTGTCAATGGATAGTAGTCGAGGCTGATTCTCCTGTTGATAATAAAACCCTGGCTGATTTGAAAAATCATGAAACATCAGTACGAATACAAGCACTGCGACGGGATGGCAAGTTTATTCGCCGTCCTGACGAGAAAACAGACTTGAAAGTTGGCGACCAAGTATTATTATGTGGTAGCTTACCCAGTCTGAATCAACTACAATCTTTATTCACCGCACCCAACAAAATGCCTTTGTCTATCCCCATAGCCAAAGCGAGTGAAGCACAAACCATCAAAGAGTTTTTGTCTTGA
- a CDS encoding Tex family protein, whose product MLNIPQLLAAELDLKPYQVQNALELLAEGATIPFIARYRKERTGEMNEVQLRDLFDKYNYLTELEARKSVILNAIAEQGKLTDELKTQIISCQQKTELEDLYLPYRPKRRTRATIAKEKGLEPLAEFIQSLNIKNGIAASLAAEASKYISEEKGVKTADEALKGAADILAEAVAETAELRAYLRDYFLEAGVFVSRIKDDYPEGTTKFEMYRNYQIKVKNIAPHNMLALCRGEAEGVLSFDINFDEDYVLGYLESQVIRTKVRDIRDFYQVMLKDAFNRLMKTSLIAEVIATKKDYADIESIKTFEANLRELLLSAPAGMKPTLAIDPGFRTGCKVAVLDETGKFLEYQAVFPHQAAEQRTKAAQTIKNLIDKYQIELIAIGNGTASRETDEFVTQVLQTLNRQPTKVMVNESGASIYSASKVALEEFPDLDVTVRGAISIGRRLQDPLAELVKIDPKSIGVGQYQHDVDQKLLRKKLDETVESCVNFVGVDLNTASKELLTFVSGITAAVANNIVTYRNQNGAFKNRRQLLKVPKLGPKAFEQAAGFLRIRNGDHPLDNTAVHPESYSVVEAIASDLNVKLNQVSQIAEKLKKVDIRKYTTDTIGEPTLRDILSELEKPGRDPRAEFKYATFKEGIKEIGDLQLGMELEGIVTNVANFGAFVDIGVHQDGLVHISQLADRFVEDPKQIVKVGQVVKVKVLEVNEKLKRISLSMKAVKQ is encoded by the coding sequence ATGCTAAACATTCCTCAACTCTTAGCAGCTGAACTAGACCTTAAACCTTATCAGGTGCAGAACGCGCTGGAACTTTTGGCGGAGGGTGCAACGATTCCGTTTATTGCACGGTACCGCAAAGAGCGCACTGGTGAAATGAATGAAGTGCAATTGCGCGATTTATTCGATAAGTATAATTACTTAACAGAATTAGAGGCAAGAAAATCTGTAATTTTAAATGCGATCGCCGAACAAGGTAAACTCACTGATGAGTTAAAAACGCAAATTATCTCTTGTCAACAAAAAACAGAACTTGAGGATTTATACTTACCATATCGACCAAAGCGCCGCACCCGTGCCACCATTGCTAAAGAAAAAGGGTTAGAGCCTTTAGCCGAGTTTATTCAATCTTTAAATATTAAAAATGGTATAGCTGCATCTTTAGCAGCAGAAGCAAGCAAGTATATTTCTGAAGAGAAAGGCGTAAAAACAGCAGATGAGGCGCTAAAAGGTGCAGCCGATATCCTTGCTGAAGCAGTAGCCGAAACAGCAGAACTGCGTGCTTATTTGCGTGATTATTTCCTAGAAGCTGGAGTTTTTGTTTCTCGGATTAAAGATGATTATCCTGAAGGTACAACTAAATTTGAGATGTACCGCAATTATCAAATCAAAGTCAAAAATATTGCTCCCCACAATATGTTGGCATTGTGTCGCGGTGAAGCGGAGGGAGTATTAAGCTTTGATATTAATTTTGATGAAGATTATGTGCTTGGTTATCTCGAATCTCAAGTAATTCGCACCAAAGTCAGAGATATTCGGGATTTTTATCAGGTCATGTTGAAAGATGCGTTTAACCGCCTGATGAAAACCTCTTTGATAGCAGAGGTAATTGCTACTAAAAAAGATTATGCAGACATAGAATCTATTAAAACCTTTGAGGCTAATTTGCGGGAGTTATTGCTGTCTGCACCTGCGGGGATGAAACCAACTTTGGCGATAGATCCGGGATTTAGAACTGGATGTAAAGTGGCTGTTTTAGATGAAACAGGCAAATTTTTAGAGTATCAGGCAGTTTTTCCCCATCAAGCGGCTGAACAACGCACAAAAGCAGCACAAACGATTAAAAATTTGATTGATAAATATCAAATCGAGCTAATTGCGATTGGTAACGGGACAGCTTCGCGGGAAACCGATGAATTTGTCACGCAAGTATTACAAACACTCAACCGTCAACCAACTAAAGTGATGGTGAATGAATCGGGTGCATCAATATATTCTGCCAGCAAAGTAGCTTTAGAAGAATTTCCTGATTTAGATGTAACGGTGCGGGGTGCGATTAGTATTGGTCGCCGTTTGCAAGACCCTTTGGCAGAATTAGTCAAGATAGATCCCAAATCTATTGGTGTGGGACAATATCAGCACGATGTTGATCAAAAGCTGTTGAGAAAAAAACTGGATGAAACTGTAGAAAGCTGCGTCAACTTTGTGGGTGTAGATTTAAATACAGCTTCTAAAGAACTTTTAACTTTTGTTTCTGGGATTACAGCCGCAGTTGCCAACAACATTGTTACCTATCGCAATCAAAACGGTGCTTTTAAAAATCGTCGTCAACTTTTGAAAGTACCGAAATTAGGGCCGAAAGCTTTTGAACAAGCCGCCGGATTTTTGCGGATTCGCAATGGTGATCATCCTTTAGATAATACGGCTGTGCATCCTGAAAGTTACTCGGTTGTAGAAGCGATCGCATCTGACCTCAATGTTAAATTAAATCAAGTCAGCCAAATTGCGGAAAAGCTCAAAAAAGTCGATATCAGAAAATATACCACCGATACCATTGGTGAACCAACATTGCGAGACATTCTCAGCGAACTGGAAAAACCAGGCCGAGACCCCCGCGCTGAATTTAAGTATGCCACCTTTAAAGAAGGCATCAAAGAAATTGGCGATTTACAATTAGGTATGGAATTAGAAGGAATTGTGACCAATGTCGCCAATTTTGGCGCATTTGTCGATATTGGTGTACATCAAGATGGCTTAGTACATATTTCCCAACTTGCCGATAGATTTGTGGAAGATCCAAAGCAAATCGTCAAGGTGGGACAAGTCGTTAAAGTTAAGGTTTTGGAAGTGAACGAGAAATTAAAACGGATTAGTTTGTCAATGAAAGCAGTCAAGCAATGA
- a CDS encoding Hfq-related RNA-binding protein, with translation MATTDFDTSLPSIRQVQNLIKQAAVVEFKLVTGDLLTGKILWQDPGCVCIVDENSQQTTIWKQAIVYLQPKG, from the coding sequence ATGGCGACCACTGATTTTGATACGTCACTGCCAAGCATTCGCCAAGTACAGAACCTGATTAAACAAGCCGCAGTAGTTGAGTTCAAACTAGTCACAGGCGACCTGTTGACAGGTAAGATTTTATGGCAAGACCCCGGTTGTGTTTGTATTGTCGATGAAAACAGCCAGCAAACAACCATTTGGAAACAAGCGATCGTCTATCTTCAACCTAAAGGGTAA
- a CDS encoding transposase family protein has product MTVAIITQLKKVRDFRTKQGQRHRLWLVLVLVIMGTMSGCVGYRGNERFCQTPSTIINRNTRDTKR; this is encoded by the coding sequence ATGACAGTTGCGATTATCACGCAACTGAAGAAAGTTAGGGATTTTCGGACAAAGCAAGGACAAAGACACCGATTATGGCTGGTACTAGTACTGGTAATCATGGGAACAATGAGTGGTTGTGTAGGATACAGAGGTAATGAGAGATTTTGTCAAACGCCATCAACAATCATTAATCGAAATACTAGAGATACCAAAAGATAG
- the dapF gene encoding diaminopimelate epimerase, with the protein MAIEFTKYHGLGNDFILIDNRGSATPVLTPEKAVEWCDRHFGIGADGVIFALPGKNGTDYTMRIFNSDGSEPEMCGNGIRCLAAFIADLEGISRTKDKYRIHTLAGTITPQLTPDGQIKVDMGLPHLLAGEIPTTLGVADAKVINQPLEVAGQTWEVTCVSMGNPHCITFVEDVAAIPLETIGPKFEHHPVFPQRTNTEFIQVVSRDYLKMRVWERGAGITLACGTGACASLVAGVLTGKCDRAATVELPGGCLEIEWSEIDERIYMTGPAERVFKGTA; encoded by the coding sequence ATGGCAATCGAATTTACTAAGTATCACGGTCTAGGTAACGACTTCATTTTAATTGACAATCGTGGGTCAGCCACGCCAGTTCTAACACCAGAGAAAGCAGTTGAGTGGTGCGATCGCCACTTTGGTATCGGTGCAGATGGTGTAATTTTCGCCTTACCCGGAAAAAACGGTACTGATTACACTATGCGGATATTTAATTCTGATGGTTCAGAACCGGAAATGTGTGGTAATGGGATTCGCTGTTTAGCTGCATTTATCGCCGATTTAGAAGGCATATCCCGCACAAAAGATAAATATCGCATTCATACCTTGGCGGGGACAATTACACCCCAACTGACACCCGATGGTCAAATCAAGGTGGATATGGGTTTACCACATTTACTAGCTGGCGAAATTCCGACTACCCTGGGTGTGGCTGATGCCAAAGTAATTAATCAACCCCTAGAAGTTGCTGGACAAACTTGGGAAGTAACGTGTGTGAGTATGGGTAATCCCCACTGCATCACTTTTGTGGAAGATGTCGCCGCGATTCCCTTAGAAACCATCGGCCCGAAATTTGAACATCACCCAGTTTTTCCTCAAAGAACCAACACCGAATTTATTCAAGTGGTCAGTCGTGACTACCTAAAAATGCGGGTATGGGAAAGAGGTGCAGGAATTACATTAGCTTGTGGTACAGGTGCTTGTGCTTCTTTAGTTGCTGGCGTGTTAACTGGAAAATGCGATCGCGCGGCGACTGTAGAATTACCAGGAGGTTGCTTAGAAATTGAATGGTCAGAAATTGACGAACGAATTTATATGACTGGCCCCGCAGAACGAGTGTTTAAGGGTACTGCTTGA